Proteins from a genomic interval of Spirochaetota bacterium:
- a CDS encoding transposase, with amino-acid sequence MARKLRVQMPGLTYHITSRSIEWRNMLEEDYFKACFVEILRRAKEKYPFKLIAYCIMDNHIHLVIHTVDDGAPIGRIMQYIKARFAELYNKLTGRTGPFWNERYKDSIVEFAKDGFHYLLWLLWYLAYNPVRKNLCSDPTKYHYSSIQANLDENADVGVPIDHHEYFMQLGDSFATRVAKFMSYDAIYRKRYSIEGWV; translated from the coding sequence AGCATAGAGTGGCGAAATATGTTAGAAGAAGACTACTTTAAAGCCTGTTTTGTGGAAATTTTACGCAGAGCAAAAGAAAAATACCCGTTTAAGCTTATTGCCTACTGTATTATGGACAATCACATCCATTTAGTCATCCACACGGTAGATGATGGAGCACCTATAGGGCGCATTATGCAGTATATAAAAGCGCGGTTTGCAGAATTGTATAATAAGCTAACCGGAAGGACTGGACCATTCTGGAATGAGCGGTATAAGGATAGTATTGTAGAATTTGCCAAAGATGGGTTTCACTATTTATTGTGGTTGTTGTGGTATTTGGCGTATAATCCGGTACGGAAAAACCTATGCTCTGACCCTACAAAATACCACTATAGCAGCATACAGGCAAATTTAGATGAAAATGCCGATGTAGGAGTACCAATAGATCATCATGAGTATTTTATGCAGTTAGGAGATAGTTTTGCCACAAGGGTAGCAAAGTTTATGAGCTACGATGCAATATACCGCAAGCGTTATTCCATTGAGGGATGGGTGTAG
- a CDS encoding PaaI family thioesterase has translation MKNEHFRKLENLMHSAPIVQLTGARVHIEKGKAEIFLPVKKELHHAANALHGAMYFLALDNAAFFAVNSLVEDVFVLTTSFTLYLERPVMDGYVKAVGNVVMSSSSQYIAEAILYDSQNQEVARGSGIFVKSRIPLTPQIGYV, from the coding sequence ATGAAAAATGAACATTTTAGAAAATTAGAAAATTTAATGCATTCGGCTCCAATAGTGCAGCTTACAGGTGCACGAGTACATATTGAAAAAGGAAAGGCAGAAATATTTCTACCAGTCAAAAAAGAACTCCATCATGCTGCCAATGCTCTCCACGGGGCAATGTATTTTCTTGCTCTTGATAATGCAGCTTTTTTTGCGGTTAATTCCCTGGTAGAAGATGTTTTTGTACTCACAACATCATTTACACTATATCTTGAGCGCCCTGTAATGGATGGATATGTCAAGGCAGTTGGCAACGTAGTAATGTCATCTAGTAGTCAATATATTGCTGAAGCAATTCTGTATGATTCTCAAAATCAGGAAGTGGCAAGAGGTAGCGGTATTTTTGTAAAAAGCCGGATTCCTCTGACCCCACAAATAGGTTATGTGTGA
- a CDS encoding Rrf2 family transcriptional regulator: protein MRLSTRSRYGVRMMFEFALKFNQGPVFLKEVAKMQGISFKYLSKLVIPLKSAGLLQSVRGANGGYMLAKHPSQITIRMIVEKLEGDVSLVECAENPQVCKRNVDCVARTIWKKTDEAIMQVLDGITLQDMVDEYKHSSGCVYEI from the coding sequence ATGCGATTATCAACAAGAAGCAGATATGGTGTCAGGATGATGTTTGAATTTGCACTTAAATTTAATCAGGGTCCTGTTTTTTTGAAAGAAGTAGCAAAGATGCAGGGGATATCGTTTAAATATTTAAGTAAGCTGGTAATCCCGTTGAAATCTGCAGGGCTATTACAGTCAGTGCGCGGTGCCAATGGTGGCTACATGCTGGCAAAGCACCCATCACAGATAACCATACGCATGATTGTGGAAAAATTAGAAGGCGATGTATCTCTGGTTGAATGTGCTGAAAACCCACAAGTGTGCAAACGAAATGTCGATTGTGTAGCACGCACAATCTGGAAAAAGACAGATGAAGCAATAATGCAGGTTCTGGATGGCATTACATTGCAGGACATGGTTGATGAATATAAGCATTCTTCTGGTTGTGTATACGAAATTTGA
- the cysK gene encoding cysteine synthase A encodes MQYTTIIESIGNTPLVKINKLVPDGVNLYAKVESRNPLSSVKDRIGYAMIADAESKGLLNPDSVIVEPTSGNTGIALAFVAAVKGYRLILTMPDTMSIERRKLLAMLGAEIVLTDGALGMRGAVEKAEEIVTKTKNAFMPQQFNNPANPEIHRKTTAMEIWNDTKGEVDIFIAGVGTGGTITGVGEVLKKQKPSVRIVAVEPAKSPVLSGGKPGPHKIQGIGAGFIPAVLNQSVIDEIVTVDETDAGTIAKKLAKDEGILAGISAGAAMWAALTIAHRHDSKGKTIVVLLPDSGERYVSTWLFD; translated from the coding sequence ATGCAATACACTACAATTATAGAATCCATTGGCAATACACCACTGGTAAAGATTAATAAACTAGTACCTGATGGCGTTAATCTTTATGCAAAGGTTGAGTCGCGCAATCCTTTGTCAAGCGTCAAGGACCGTATTGGCTATGCTATGATAGCTGATGCTGAAAGTAAGGGCTTACTTAATCCTGATTCGGTGATTGTTGAACCCACCAGTGGCAACACGGGAATTGCGCTTGCATTTGTAGCAGCTGTCAAGGGTTATCGGCTTATATTGACAATGCCTGATACCATGAGCATAGAGCGCCGTAAGTTACTTGCAATGCTTGGTGCGGAAATTGTACTCACTGATGGTGCACTTGGTATGCGTGGTGCAGTTGAAAAAGCGGAGGAGATAGTTACAAAAACCAAAAATGCTTTTATGCCGCAGCAGTTTAACAACCCGGCAAACCCGGAGATACATCGTAAAACTACAGCAATGGAAATATGGAATGATACAAAAGGTGAGGTTGACATTTTTATAGCTGGTGTTGGTACAGGAGGTACTATCACTGGTGTTGGTGAGGTGCTTAAAAAGCAAAAGCCATCGGTAAGAATAGTTGCTGTGGAACCAGCTAAATCACCGGTATTATCGGGAGGAAAACCTGGTCCTCATAAAATTCAGGGAATTGGAGCAGGTTTTATACCAGCAGTCTTAAACCAATCAGTTATTGATGAGATAGTAACTGTTGATGAGACTGATGCCGGAACTATCGCCAAAAAATTGGCAAAAGATGAGGGTATCCTTGCCGGTATTTCTGCCGGTGCTGCCATGTGGGCAGCACTGACAATTGCTCATCGTCATGATAGCAAGGGAAAAACAATAGTTGTACTATTGCCAGACTCTGGCGAACGCTATGTAAGTACATGGCTATTTGATTAA